The proteins below come from a single Chiloscyllium punctatum isolate Juve2018m chromosome 20, sChiPun1.3, whole genome shotgun sequence genomic window:
- the LOC140492086 gene encoding eukaryotic translation initiation factor 4E-binding protein 3-like, translating to MSTNCHASKSCPIPTKVLVKDLSQLPDLYSSTPGGTLFSTTPGGTRIIYGRKFLMECRNSPLARTPPSYLPQIPGVTMPQHSTLAKVEELQELETETEKETPADDAQFEMDI from the exons ATGTCTACAAATTGCCATGCAAGCAAAAGCTGCCCGATCCCCACCAAAGTTCTGGTTAAGGATTTGTCCCAACTGCCTGACTTGTACAGCAGTACACCGGGCGGCACCTTGTTCTCCACCACCCCCGGAG GTACACGGATTATCTATGGTCGCAAATTCTTGATGGAATGCAGAAATTCTCCACTTGCTCGGACACCACCATCCTATCTTCCTCAGATCCCAGGTGTAACTATGCCACAGCATTCAACTCTAGCCAAAGTTGAAGAactccaagaacttgaaacagaGACCGAGAAAGAAACTCCAG